One Bombina bombina isolate aBomBom1 chromosome 5, aBomBom1.pri, whole genome shotgun sequence DNA segment encodes these proteins:
- the ACKR4 gene encoding atypical chemokine receptor 4 codes for MEPLANTTIGPKTENYDDYTDPTFDYEQYEEICKKNEVRKFAQVFLPAFYSVAFVIGMAGNSVVVGIYVYYKKIKTKTDVYLLHLAVADLLLLLTLPFWAVDAALGWQLGKLMCKITSALYTLNFSSSMQFLACISLDRYFAIIKASRSENSRKKSRLICLFVWTTSTLLCIPDLYFNIIKEHNGRHACLPIYPKDVAQQLTVFIQILNILCCFVLPFLIIVFCYSSIARFLLGTPDIKRSRSLRVLLAVVVVFIITQLPYNVVKFWRAIDIIYLLIDNCNVSRTIDIVLSITKCLALFHCCLNPILYAFMGTTFKSHVTKIVKRYATLRRKRAPSTEEYSMYSENHVEETSSFSI; via the coding sequence ATGGAGCCGCTAGCAAACACCACAATAGGACCAAAAACAGAAAACTATGATGATTACACTGACCCAACTTTTGACTATGAACAATATGAAGAAATATGCAAGAAGAACGAAGTGCGCAAATTTGCCCAGGTGTTCTTACCTGCATTCTACTCAGTGGCATTTGTGATTGGAATGGCTGGTAATTCTGTTGTTGTTGGGATATATGTTTATTACAAGAAGATAAAGACTAAGACTGATGTATATCTTCTGCACTTGGCAGTGGCTGATCTTTTACTGCTTCTAACGCTCCCGTTCTGGGCAGTGGACGCTGCGCTTGGGTGGCAGTTAGGAAAGTTAATGTGCAAGATTACATCAGCTTTATACACATTAAACTTCAGCTCGAGCATGCAGTTCCTGGCTTGCATTAGCCTGGACAGATACTTTGCTATAATCAAAGCTTCAAGATCTGAAAATAGCAGAAAAAAGAGTCGACTAATCTGCCTGTTTGTCTGGACCACATCCACATTACTTTGCATTCCTGACTTGTATTTCAATATCATAAAGGAACATAACGGTAGACACGCATGTCTTCCCATTTATCCCAAAGATGTAGCACAACAACTGACTGTTTTCATTCAGATCTTGAATATATTATGTTGCTTCGTTCTGCCATTTCTTATCATTGTGTTCTGTTATTCATCGATAGCAAGGTTTCTATTAGGAACCCCCGACATAAAAAGGTCAAGGTCACTAAGGGTGCTATTAGCAGTTGTTGTGGTCTTCATTATAACCCAACTACCATACAATGTAGTTAAGTTCTGGAGAgctatagatataatatatttattaattgacAACTGTAATGTTAGCAGAACCATTGACATAGTGCTGAGCATAACTAAATGCCTAGCCTTGTTTCACTGCTGTCTGAATCCCATACTCTATGCTTTCATGGGGACCACATTCAAGTCTCATGTTACTAAAATTGTGAAAAGATATGCTACCTTGAGAAGAAAACGGGCACCAAGCACTGAAGAATACTCCATGTACTCGGAGAACCACGTTGAAGAAACAAGCAGCTTTTCCATCTAA